Proteins co-encoded in one Arachis hypogaea cultivar Tifrunner chromosome 11, arahy.Tifrunner.gnm2.J5K5, whole genome shotgun sequence genomic window:
- the LOC112721236 gene encoding uncharacterized protein, with the protein MITLTPDYAQANGQVEAANKILISLIKKHIGNKPRTWHETLSQVLWVYRNSPRGSTSTSPYKLVYGHDAVLPIEVNLNTLRVSKQNDLPVDDCWNAMFDELNELDSE; encoded by the coding sequence ATGATTACCTTAACTCCTGATTATGCACAAGCTAATGGGCAAGTGGAGGCAGCAAATAAGATCTTGATAAGTTTGATCAAGAAGCATATCGGGAATAAACCCCGAACGTGGCATGAGACTTTAAGCCAAGTGTTGTGGGTTTATCGAAATTCGCCAAGGGGGTCAACAAGTACTTCGCCCTATAAACTGGTTTATGGCCATGATGCAGTGCTACCAATAGAGGTTAATTTGAATACTTTGAGAGTATCCAAACAGAATGATTTACCAGTTGATGACTGCTGGAATGCGATGTTTGATGAGTTGAATGAATTGGATTCAGAGTGA
- the LOC114924663 gene encoding uncharacterized protein: MAIQKDGTQVQLMSTKFQKYLAAENGGGADLVANRASASGWETFKLWRVSDTSFNFRVFNKQFLGLENQGSGNKIAAVSNLPSNPKTFQIVRNSNDPNKIRIKASNVMFLQNNWDTYITEDDFIFMSENGLTAVRIPIGWWIAQDPSPPKPFVGGSLAALDNAFTWTQ, encoded by the exons ATGGCGATacaaaag GATGGAACTCAAGTGCAGCTAATGTCCACTAAGTTCCAAAAATATCTCGCAGCAGAAAATGGAGGAGGAGCTGATCTTGTTGCCAACCGTGCTTCAGCTTCAGGTTGGGAAACATTCAAG CTATGGAGGGTCAGTGACACATCCTTCAATTTTAGAGTGTTTAACAAGCAATTTCTTGGGCTAGAAAATCAAGGCAGTGGAAACAAAATCGCTGCAGTTTCCAACTTGCCTAGCAACCCGAAAACATTTCAGATTGTAAGGAATAGCAACGACCCCAACAAAATTAGAATCAAAGCATCAAACGTTATGTTCTTACAG AATAACTGGGATACATATATAACCGAAGATGATTTCATATTCATGTCGGAAAATGGATTAACTGCAGTTAGAATACCCATTGGATGGTGGATAGCACAAGACCCGAGTCCACCTAAGCCTTTTGTAGGGGGATCTTTGGCAGCTTTGGACAATGCTTTTACATGGACGCAGTGA